A stretch of the Vigna radiata var. radiata cultivar VC1973A chromosome 7, Vradiata_ver6, whole genome shotgun sequence genome encodes the following:
- the LOC106766803 gene encoding pectinesterase — protein MEKLFFNCFIGCCLLFSLLPVHGKPLSCNETPYPHVCKHYVDTTNTLSTLDAPSSSFHDVALKVTVDQAMEVYKLVSNMDLNNFKDKRAKSAWEDCLELYEDTLYQLKRSANSNNLNDRLTWQSASIANHQTCQNGFTELNVPSHLNYFPNMLSNFSKLLSNSLSLSKAMTLTSLSSTKQNGGRKLLSDGFPSWISRSDRRLLQETTSKADVVVAQDGSGNYKTISEGVAAASKLSGKGRVVVHVKAGVYKENIDISRTVKNLMIVGDGMGATIVTGSKNAQDGSTTFRSATFAVSGDGFIARDITFENTAGPQKHQAVALRSGSDHSVFYRCSFKGYQDTLYVYANRQFYRDCDIYGTLDFIFGDAVSVLQNCNIYVRKPMSNQQNTVTAQGRTDPNENTGIIIHNCLITAAGDLKAVQGSFKTYLGRPWQKYSRTVIMKSALDGLINPAGWSEWSGNFALSTLYYGEHANTGAGAGTGGRVKWGGFRVLSSAEAVKFTVGEFLAGGSWIPGSGVPFDAGL, from the exons ATGGAAAAGCTCTTTTTCAACTGTTTCATTGGATGctgtcttcttttttctctcttgcctGTGCATGGCAAACCATTGTCATGCAATGAAACACCCTACCCACATGTGTGCAAACATTACGTTGACACTACCAACACATTATCAACCCTAGATGCTCCGTCCTCTTCCTTCCACGATGTGGCCCTTAAGGTCACCGTGGATCAAGCCATGGAGGTTTATAAACTTGTCTCAAACATGGACCTAAATAATTTCAAGGACAAGCGAGCCAAGTCGGCTTGGGAAGATTGTTTGGAGCTCTATGAGGACACACTTTATCAACTCAAACGCTCAGCGAACTCGAACAATCTAAATGACAGGTTGACTTGGCAAAGTGCATCCATTGCCAATCACCAAACATGCCAAAATGGTTTCACTGAACTCAACGTTCCCTCTCACCTAAACTACTTCCCCAACATGTTAAGCAATTTCTCCAAACTGCTTAGCAATTCCTTGTCCCTTAGCAAGGCTATGACTTTGACATCATTGTCATCGACTAAACAAAATGGTGGGCGAAAGTTGCTTTCCGATGGCTTCCCCTCTTGGATCTCACGTTCAGACAGAAGGCTTCTTCAGGAAACAACATCAAAAGCTGATGTTGTGGTGGCACAGGATGGCAGTGGGAACTATAAAACCATCTCAGAGGGTGTGGCTGCAGCTTCTAAGCTCAGTGGGAAAGGGCGTGTTGTGGTGCACGTCAAAGCTGGTGTTTACAAAGAGAATATTGATATCTCGAGAACTGTGAAAAACTTGATGATCGTCGGAGATGGCATGGGTGCTACTATTGTTACTGGTAGTAAAAACGCGCAAGATGGTTCCACTACTTTTCGTTCTGCTACTTTTG CGGTTTCTGGAGACGGCTTCATTGCTCGGGACATCACCTTCGAAAATACCGCCGGACCGCAAAAGCACCAAGCGGTGGCTCTCCGTTCCGGATCCGACCACTCGGTATTTTATCGGTGCAGCTTTAAGGGGTACCAAGACACCTTATACGTGTACGCCAACCGCCAATTCTACCGTGACTGTGACATATACGGAACCTTAGACTTCATTTTCGGTGACGCCGTGTCGGTGCTTCAAAACTGCAACATCTACGTGAGGAAGCCGATGAGCAACCAGCAGAACACGGTTACAGCACAAGGAAGAACCGACCCTAATGAGAACACAGGCATCATCATCCATAACTGTCTCATCACCGCAGCTGGGGACCTGAAAGCGGTGCAGGGCTCTTTTAAAACCTATCTGGGTCGCCCCTGGCAAAAGTACTCAAGGACTGTGATCATGAAGAGTGCCCTTGATGGCTTGATTAACCCCGCAG GTTGGTCTGAGTGGAGCGGAAACTTTGCACTGAGCACTCTATATTACGGTGAACATGCGAACACTGGAGCAGGTGCCGGCACCGGAGGGAGGGTGAAGTGGGGAGGGTTTCGTGTGCTCTCCAGCGCTGAGGCTGTGAAGTTCACCGTCGGAGAATTCTTGGCCGGGGGATCGTGGATTCCTGGGAGTGGCGTGCCCTTTGACGCGGGtttatga
- the LOC106766802 gene encoding phosphoglucomutase, cytoplasmic, giving the protein MVLFNVSRVDTTPFDGQKPGTSGLRKKVKVFVQPHYLHNFVQATFNALTEEKVRGATLVVSGDGRYFSKEAIQIITKMSAANGVRRVWVGQNGLLSTPAVSAVIRERVGADGSKATGAFILTASHNPGGPDEDFGIKYNMENGGPAPEGITNKIYEFTTTIKEYLIAADLPDVDITTTGVTNFTGPEGPFDVEVFDSASDYIKLMKSIFXFESIKKLXSSPKFTFCYDALHGVAGAYAKSIFVDELGAQESSLLNCTPKEDFGGGHPDPNLTYAKELVARLGLGKSEPQDEPPEFGAAADGDADRNMILGKRFFVTPSDSVAIIAANAVDAIPYFSSGLKGVARSMPTSAALDVVAKHLNLKFFEVPTGWKFFGNLMDAGLCSVCGEESFGTGSDHIREKDGIWAVLAWLSILAYKNKDKLEDKLVTVEDIVRQHWATYGRHYYTRYDYENVDAGAAKELMAYLVKLQSSLSEVNEIINGVRSDVSKVSHADEFEYKDPVDGSISSHQGIRYLFEDGSRLIFRLSGTGSEGATIRLYIEQYEKDPSKIGRLSNEALAPLVEVALKLSKMEEFTGRSAPTVIT; this is encoded by the exons GTGCAACACTCGTTGTATCTGGTGATGGTCGTTATTTTTCAAAGGAAGCCATTCAG ATTATAACTAAAATGTCAGCAGCAAATGGTGTAAGACGTGTTTGGGTTGGTCAAAATGGATTGCTTTCAACTCCTGCTGTGTCTGCTGTCATACGTGAAAGAGTTGGAGCTGAT GGATCCAAGGCAACAGGTGCATTTATACTGACAGCAAGTCACAATCCCGGTGGTCCTGATGAG GATTTTGGTATTAAATATAACATGGAAAACGGTGGACCTGCACCAGAGGGAATTACTAACAAGATATACGAATTCACTACAACAATTAAGGAGTACCTGATTGCTGCAGATCTTCCAGAT GTGGATATCACCACAACAGGTGTTACAAACTTTACAGGCCCTGAAGGACCATTTGACGTTGAGGTTTTTGATTCGGCAAgtgattatataaaattgatgaa GTCAATTTTTNATTTTGAATCTATCAAGAAACTGNTGTCCTCTCCNAAGTTCACTTTCTG TTATGATGCGCTTCATGGGGTTGCTGGAGCATATGCAAAGAGTATTTTTGTGGATGAACTTGGAGCACAAGAAAGCTCTTTACTGAACTGTACACCTAAG GAAGACTTTGGAGGAGGACACCCAGACCCCAATTTGACTTATGCGAAAGAGTTGGTTGCTCGATTGGGATTGGGCAAATCAGAACCACAAGATGAGCCCCCAGAGTTTGGTGCTGCTGCTGATGGTGATGCAGATCGCAACATGATACTTGGTAAAAG GTTTTTTGTCACTCCTTCAGATTCCGTGGCCATTATTGCTGCAAATGCTGTTGACGCTATACCATACTTCTCTTCTGGTTTAAAGGGTGTTGCCAg GAGCATGCCAACCTCTGCTGCCCTGGATGTTGTAGCCAAACAtctgaatttgaaattttttgag GTCCCCACAGGTTGGAAGTTCTTTGGTAATTTAATGGATGCTGGATTATGTTCAGTCTGTGGTGAAGAAAGTTTTGGGACTG GTTCTGACCATATTCGTGAGAAAGATGGAATCTGGGCAGTTCTGGCCTGGCTATCTATACttgcatataaaaataaagataaacttGAAGACAAGCTTGTCACTGTTGAAGACATAGTTCGCCAACATTGGGCTACTTATGGGCGCCACTATTATACTCGATATGACTACGAA AACGTGGATGCAGGTGCAGCTAAGGAACTGATGGCTTATTTGGTCAAGCTGCAGTCCTCACTTTCAGAAGTCAACGA GATTATTAACGGGGTAAGGTCAGATGTTTCGAAGGTTTCCCACGCTGATGAATTTGAGTACAAAGATCCTGTGGATGGTTCCATCTCCTCACATCAGGGAATCCGATATTTATTTGAGGATGGATCGCGATTG ATTTTCCGTCTCTCTGGAACTGGATCAGAAGGTGCAACTATTCGACTATACATTGAGCAATATGAAAAGGATCCATCAAAAATAGGGAGACTTTCAAATGAGGCGCTTGCTCCTCTT GTGGAAGTTGCATTGAAACTTTCAAAAATGGAGGAATTCACTGGTCGATCTGCACCAACTGTGATTACATGA